The nucleotide sequence AGAGATTGATGGCAAGGATCGAGTATTTTTAAAGCGCGCGGAAGCAATCTAGAGAGCATCGATACAAGCCCTCATCCCGAGCCCTCGCCCATGAACGAACGGCAAATTATCTTCTCTCCCTCCAGCCTGCTGACGATTGTGACAGCGGTCGCTTCAATCGTGCTGCTTTGGCAGTTGCGGGGGTTGTTAGTGCTGCTCATGGTCGCGATTGTGATGGCCTCCTCAATCGCTCCGATTGTGGATTGGGCGGAACGGCGGCGGATACCTCGCTGGCTATCGGCTCTGGTGGTGTATTTGCTAGCAATTTTAGGGTTGGTGGGGGTCTTCTTTCTGATTGGCCCGACGGTGCTGGAACAATTGCAACGGTTGTTCCGACAGTTGCCGATTGTGTCCGAAAAACTGGTTAGTCTCTTGGATGAACGGCTCAGCCCAGAAGATGCCGCCCAATTAACTGACCTGGTGCGCCAAACCCTCAACTTTCAGGCCTTAACTCGGTGGACCTTTCAGACCAGTCAAGAACTCTTGCTGCGCTCTTACAGCATTACGCGCGGCATCGTCGGGGCCGTTTTGAGTTTAATCCTGGCTCTCTTTCTCTCGGGATACATGGTGGCTGACAGTCGGACGTTGGTGCGGCGCTTGGTGCGCTTGCTGCCCGACCCCTGGGACCGCAGGCTCTACGGCCAAATGGGTAACGTGGGCAATCGCATGGGCACCTACATTCGCGGGCGGCTGCTGGTCTCGATCGTATTGGCCATTGCGACCTCGCTGGGATTGCGCGGTTTGGGACTGGCGGAATTTTCGCTCGGCCTGGGGGCGATCGCTGGAGTCACCAATCTGATTCCCTTTCTGGGGCCAATTTTGGGAGCGATTCCAGCACTGGTGGTGGCGATCGCGCAAGGGGGATGGACCGTTTTGTGGGTACTGCTGTTTTATGTGGTGTTACAAAACCTAGAGACTTACGTGCTCGATCCCCTCTTGGTGGGGACGGCGGTGGGGATACATCCCCTCTACCAGTTGCTGGCCGTGTTGGGCGGGGTGCAGGTACTGGGGATTTTAGGAGCGTTGATTGTTCCCCCTTGGTTTGCAGGGGTATCA is from Synechococcus sp. PCC 7336 and encodes:
- a CDS encoding AI-2E family transporter yields the protein MNERQIIFSPSSLLTIVTAVASIVLLWQLRGLLVLLMVAIVMASSIAPIVDWAERRRIPRWLSALVVYLLAILGLVGVFFLIGPTVLEQLQRLFRQLPIVSEKLVSLLDERLSPEDAAQLTDLVRQTLNFQALTRWTFQTSQELLLRSYSITRGIVGAVLSLILALFLSGYMVADSRTLVRRLVRLLPDPWDRRLYGQMGNVGNRMGTYIRGRLLVSIVLAIATSLGLRGLGLAEFSLGLGAIAGVTNLIPFLGPILGAIPALVVAIAQGGWTVLWVLLFYVVLQNLETYVLDPLLVGTAVGIHPLYQLLAVLGGVQVLGILGALIVPPWFAGVSVLVDNLYLKPKLKAERLAKSELSQAKTADAVGIDRP